The Clostridium sporogenes region AATATTACAGACAAAATAAATAGTAATAAATATATAAAGCTATTTTTAAATTTTATATATTCATTTTTACTACCTGCTGTTAGTAAATCAATTATCTTATACTTAGAAATAACAAATACATTAAATATTATAACAAGCAAAAACATTATTCCAAAATAGAATATAGTTTTACCTATAGCACTGATTGAAACCGCAAACTTATATTCATTCATTGGCACATCAAATAACTTTATGGCAAATGCTGATAATCCCTGGGATGCTCCCATCCCCAATATAAGCCCGGCAATTAAAGATATAACTCCAACTATAAAGGTCTCTGTTAATAAAATTCTAGATATTTTCCTTTTTCCCATACCTAAAATCATGTATATTCCTAATTCTTTTTTACGCTTTTTTATTAGGAAGTTATTTGCATATAATATTAAGCTTCCTAATATTATAGATACGAATACTGATACAAAAGACATAAATGTAGTTAATCTAGATATATATTTACCTGAATATTTCATTGCAAGCAGCGCCTTTTGTGACTCTATTGAGTTAAAGCTATAAAATATACAAACAGCTAATATTAGTGTTAAAAAATATATAGAATAATCCTTATAACTCTTTTTTATATTTTTAAGAGCTATCTTAGAATACATTATTATCATCTCCCCAAAAGTAGAATTTTTCAACTTCATCTCCTGTAACTTATTTTATACAATTCCATTTATTGTATCAATGAAACTTTATTTCATTAACATTACATTTTTGTTATATTAATATAAATTTGATTATTTCAATGCAAAATGAAAACCCTAGACTAATTAATTAGCTCAGGGTTTAATGGTGGATACGAAATTTAATAGCCCTAATAATTATCATAGGATTAAATATTACTTTCCACTATATTTTTATATCCTATATATGTTGTATAAAAATATCCTGCATAAACTACAATGAATATTAAAGCCGTTATTAAAGCTGAAAAGCTAATGTCAATTTTGGTAAATACACTTATATAGTCACTAACTACATTAATTCCAATCATTGAATGAATTAATGCAAGAATCATTGGGAGGGTAAAATATATAAGGGTTTGAAGGAAGATTGTTTTATCTATCATTTTTGAATTTGCGCCAATTCTCTTTAAAGCTTTATATCTTTCTATACTATCACTAGCTTCTGATAACTGTTGAAGAGCGAGTACTGCCATGCTAGTTATTAAAAATACTAGTCCTAAATATATCCCAACAAATAATACTGTTGTTGTTCCTCCCTTACTGTCAGAATAAATATCATCCTTTGAAAAAGCACCCATATATGAAATATTTAAACTTTTGTACTTACCATCTAGATAGTTCTTATTTATTTCCCTATATTTTTTATTATTTTCTTCTCTATTTTTATCTGAATACATTACATTGAGTATAGAGTAAACAATTTTATTGTAATCATATAAAAATTCATCACTTATAATTACTGTGAAAAAATTATCTGCCAAAAGATAAGTTGCAAGATTTTCATCTATTATTTTATTATTTTTCACTAAATACTCTTTTCCTTTAATATTAAATTTTTTACTATTTTTTAGCTTTTCATTAGCCTGCTTGACCATGTTATTATTGGTAGACATAATTAAAATCTCATCTTTATTTAAATTTATTTCTTTTTTCCCCTTTAGCTTCAACATTTTATTATAATCAGATATTTTAACAAAAGATACCTCAGCATTTTTATAATCTTTATCTGTAATTGGTAACAAGCTCTCTAGCTTTATCCCTGAAAAATAGTTATTGCACGTTGCATATTTTTCTTTTTTACTCCTTTTAAAATTGATCTTATCTAATACATCTTCTAAATTGTCTTTTTTACTATTATTTGATATTATTATACTAGCATCAAAAGGTGCTTTTATTTTAGCCCCTTCTTCCACACCATTTTTAAGACTTATTCCTGTCGATAATATAAGTATTGTGATAAATAACATTAAACAAATTAAAGACATGGATAAAAAGTTTGTATTAACTTTACTATTTATTTGTTTTACCACAAACATATTTAGTCCTTTAAAATATATCTTTTTGTTTTTATTTACTACATACAATATAACTCCAGCTAAACTAAAGAAAAACAACACCGTACCTATTATTATAAAAGCTATGGATGGCTTAAACATAGGATCTCTTAATTTCAACCCTGTTTTTAATATAGATTTATATGCAAATCCAAGTAATACTACACATAGAAGAAATGATAATAAATATATAAATGTATTTTTAAATTTTATATTTTCATTTTTTCTACCTGATGTTAACAAATCAATTATCTTATATTTCGAAATAACAAATGCATTAAATATCATAACAAGTAAAAACATTATTCCAAAGTATAATATAGTTTTACCTATAGCTCTTGTTGAAACAGCAAATCTATATTCATTTATAGAAACCTCAAATAATTTTAATGTAAAAACAGATAACCCCTGCGATACTCCTATTCCTATTATAAGACCTGCAATTAAGGATATAACTCCTACTATAGAGGTCTCTGTCACTAAGATTTTAGATATTTTTCTTTTTCCCATACCTAAAATCATATATATTCCCAATTCTTTTTTACGTTTCTTTATTAAAAAATTATTTGCATATAATATCAAACTGCCTAATATTATTGATACAAATACTGATATAGCAGACATAAATTCCATTAATTTAGATACATAATTTCCACCTGAAGATTTTATATCAGTAAGTGCCTTTTGTGAATCTATAGAGTTAAAGCTATAAAATATACAAACAGCTAATATTAGTGTTAGGAAATATATAGTATAATCCTTATAACTTTTCTTTATATTTTTAAGAGCTATCTTAGAATACATTATTATCATCACCTCCAAGAAGAGATGTAACTTCTATAATTTTATTAAAAAATTCTTTTCTGGTATCATTACCTCTTACTAATTCATTAAAGATTTTCCCGTCCTTAATAAAAAGAATTCTATGAGCATAGCTAGCTGCAAAAGCATCATGAGTTACCATTAATATAGTAGCCTTTAATTCTTTATTTAGCTTTTCAAATCTTTCAAGTAATAATCTAGCTGATTTAGAATCTAGAGCTCCTGTTGGTTCATCAGCTAGAATTAAAGATGGATTAGTTACTATTGCTCTTGCTGAAGCAACTCTTTGTTTTTGTCCACCTGACATTTGATAAGGATACTTGTTTAACACCTCTTCAATTTCTAAATATTTTGCTACTGATTTTACTTTTCCATCTATTTTTGAAGTTTTCTCACCTTGTATTGTTAAGGCTAAAGCAATATTCTCATAAGCTGTAAGGGTATCTAATAAATTAAAGTCCTGAAATATAAATCCCAATTCATTTTGTCTAAACTTATCTAATGATTTTGATTTTAGTCTGGTAATATCATTGTTATTTATCATTATTTTACCTGTAGTAACATTATCAATAGTTGATATGCAGTTAAGCAATGTAGTTTTACCACTTCCTGAAGGTCCCATTATGCCAACAAATTCCCCTTTATCTACCTTAAAACTAATATTATCTATAGCCTTTGTTACATTATCCTTATTACCATAATACTTTTCAATTTTTTCTACACTTAATATATTTTGCATTTCTAATTCTCCCTTTTTATTTATTTCAACTAAATTTTTTCCCTCTTATGTAACTTATTTTATACAATTCCACTTGTTGTATCAATGAAACTATGTTTCATTAATGTTACATTTTTGTTATGTATTTAGATAAACTATAAATATAATTATCCAAAGCCTTCTAATATTAAAAAAAAATTAAAACAGATAAATAATCTAAGTTACTTATCTGTTTTAAAAAGTATTTTAATTTAAAATAATAAAATTGTTATTTAACTCTTCTAGCTGTTAAATAGTCTTTTCTATTAAGTGGAGAAATTTTAACCACATCTCCAGTTCTAGGTGCATGAATATATGATCCATTACCAACGTATATACCCATATGATGAGGATTACCCCAAGTTCCAAAAAAGACTAAATCTCCTGGCTGCAACTGATCTCTTGATACCTGTACACCATCTTTTATCTGATCATATGTAGTTCTTCCGATTGATACACCAAAATGCTTATATACATATTGAGTAAAACCAGAACAATCAAAACCAGGCTTTGGAGAAGTTCCTCCCCATACATAAGGCGTACCTAAAAAATTAGAAGCATAAGCTACCACACTACTATCACTAATAGTTGTAGCTCCTCTTGATAAACTTAACTTGGGTACGTCTTTTCTAATTTCATTAACCGTTCTTGTTGCGTTGTTTACTAAAGCTTGATCCTCATTAACAACATATAATCTTTCTTGTTCCTTAGCCTGAGTTAGTAGCTTTTTTTGTTCTTCTTTATTTTTATTAAGTTCCGATAACTTTCTTTCATTATCTGCTTTTAGTGCTACTAGTTTATTATTTTCAGCTAACAAATTTTCTTTTTTATTACTTATTGAATCCTGCTTTAACTTGTAATTATCAATAACTTTTTTATTAAATCCAATAATCTTTTTTACATTATCAACTCTTAATATGAAATCCCCAATTCCTTCAGAATCTAAAATTATGTTCAAATAACTATCTAGTCCATTAATATACATTGCTTTAATTCTTTTATTAAACAATTCTTTTGCATTTTTTGTATCTTTTTCAACATTATTAAGTTCTATTTGCACATATTTTATATCCTTTTGAGTCTTTACTATTTGCTTTTTGTTATCATCAATGTTTCTCATAACAGATTCTATTTGGTTGTCCATTTTTTCTATATTCATTTCTATAGTTTCAGCTTTTTCCTTTAAAGTATCACTATTATTTTGTGAAGGCTCAGCAAAAACTGGACTGTTAACTACTAATGCTAACATTAGTGCCGCTATAAGCTTTTTTGATAACTTATTCACCACCATCGCTCCTAACTTATGTATATTTTTTTAATTTTGATTTTCACTATAAAGTCTTAAAATTATTTAATAGATACTAAAGGATACTAATTATTTCAATTAATTAAGTTGTTTTTATAGTTATATTTTTTTATTATATAAAATTCATATGTAGATTTTATGAAGATAATGCTTATTTAGTTGCAAGTATAATTTACCTCTTTTATTTTTGTTTCATTTTATAAATTCAATTATAGGTAATACTCAACCAATAGTCGATGGAGTTGAAGGGTTAAAGAGTCAAAAGTTTCTTAATGATATTATTAAACAAATAAAATAAAAGTTAAATACTCTATGAATATAAATATCTAATTTTATTTATATTCATAGAGTATTTTGGGATTACTTAAAGTAGTTTTTAAATTATAAAAAGTGGTATCCTGCTTTTGGTAAGACACTTATTTTCTACTACTCTTCAAGCATTTATTATAACTTTTTATTGTTTTATCTTAATCATCTAAATATTTAACCATTGTACAAAAAATAAAAATTACTATAGAAATTTATCTCCTATAGCAATTTCCAGTTGAACCTATGCTTTATAAACTTATAAAAGTTATCAAATTAAAATATTTATTATAAATCAACAGATTTTAATAATTTACTTATTAGCATATTCCTCCATCTGTTTTAAATAATTAATTTGAGTTTCTGTCTTTCCAGCATATTTCATATTATCGGTAACAACTTTTTCATTAATATTATTAGAACTAGAGGTTATATCAATTTTTATTTTTTCAAATTCCTCCTGTGTAAGTTCTATATAGCTCCAGCATTTTGGACAGGCAATGCAATATTGTTTTTTATAGGGTATTATAGGAATAAAAAATAACGTAAACCATGTTCTTACAACACATAAATTCCAAACTTCATCAGTATTACAATAGTTACATGTACGTTCAAAAACTGCTCCAATAATTTTTTTGGTTACTTTTCCCCAGCCCCAAATTATCATTTTATCACCTCATACAAATTATTTCTTCACAATTATACCATTTGTCCGTATTTATTACAATATATAGCATAAATATACATAATCCTCTGAATATAATAGATAATTTAAAACATATATATGAATTGGCAAATAATAAATAATAGGGGGATAATGAGTTGCTTATGACTTGATATAAATGAAAGGTCTAATAAAGAAACATGTGATTTTTCAAAGGATTTGCTATATCAATTAGAGCTTATTATCTTAAATATAAAAAATAAGCTTATAAATTATTACAAAAGAAAAGCTCCCAGATTATGAGAGCTTTTGTTTTTATTATTTAATTTAACTATATAAAATGAAATCTATTTCAAAGGGAGTTTTCATACTTTTAACCTTTGAAAGGAAGTCTTCCTGATCCATAATACTCATTAACTCTTTTAATGCCTTCATATGGTTTACTTTATCTATGGAACATATTGAAATTATAATGCTTACTGGATCATGTTCAGTATTTCCAAAGGAAATTGGATTTTTTAAGGTTAGCATACTTACACCAGTTTTTAGAACTCCATCCTCTGGTGCTGCATGGGGCATAGCTATTCCAGGTGCTATAACAATATAAGGGCCCATATTCTTTACTGTGTTTACCATAGCATCTATATAGGATTCCTTTACACAACCATTATTCATTAATATCTCCCCACTTTTTCTTACTGCATCTTCCCAGTCTTTAGCTTCTTCATTTAATTTAATAAAATCAGGTTTTAGTAGTTCTTTTAAAGAAGGTTTATGATCTTCAGTAAGGGTAGGATCTTTTATATTCAAATATAGTGCTAGTTTATTTCTCAATTTATAATAATCATGTATAGTACAATTTTCTTTTATAATATTTAAAATCTCTTGCACCTTATCTATTTCTTCATATTTACAGGAACTATTGCATTCTTCATTGTTATCTCTAATAAATTTTGCAAAGTATAAACCTAATTCACTGATGTTTTTTTCCGTTAAAAATGTATTTACTTCTATACACTTTATCCCCTTAACCTTTAATGGAATTGTGGTTACAATTAAATCTATGTTTTTATTATATTTAAGGACTTTTTCCATAGTATGGCTGGATATGGTATCTATTATATTTATATCAAATATAGATTTTAATTTATTAGAAATAAACTTTGATGTACCTATGCCTGTGGCGCATACTATAAGTACATTTGGTTTTCTATGTTTTTTATTTTTGCTTCTTTCTATGGAAGCCATAAAGTGTAGTGTAAGATATCCTATTTCCTCTTGATTTACACTATCACCTATATCCTCTTCTATAAACTTTACACCTTCCTCTATACTTTGAAAGATATAGAAATATTTTTCTTTTATTTCTTCTATCAATGGATTTTTTACTTTAATATCATGTTTAAGCCTGTATATAGCTGGACGAATATGCTGAGCAAGACTATCAAAAAGCTTATTATCCTTACTAAAATTAATTTCTGTTATGTTTTCTACATTTTCTATTAGTTTAAATACTATAAGATGTAAATAAATCCAATCATCCTTTACAATATTTTCAAGGGTAGAAGTATTGCTACCTAAAATATGAATTGTTATATAGCCTATTTCGTCCTCTGGTATAGATATTTTGAATCTATCCTCAAGCATCTTTGCTATACCTGATGCAATGGCATATTCCGCAGTTTTTCTTAGATTTTTAAGTTCTTCCCTATCCATTATTATATCCTTTGATAATTCTATTCTTTTAATGGCTATAGCTATATGAATAACAAGATTATTAAAAGCATCATCTGAAAATGAAGTTTCCATCTGCTCCTCTGCGATTTTAATAGTATTTCTTATAAAGTCTATATCTATATCATTAAAAAGCTTAAGGGTGGTTACATTGAAAAAGTTTATAGAATCCATGGTCTGAAAGAAGAGCTTTACTGCAGCCCGTCTAAGATCCCTTTCACGCCCCAATATTTTTATGCCCTGTCCCTTTGAACTTTCAAGGGTTATTTTATTTTCTGCTAGCCATTTTTTAACCTCTATTAAATCATTTATTATAGTACTGCGGCTTACCATCATCCTATCTGAAAGCATATTTATAGTTACAAATTCACTCTTATTTAAAAGCTCATAAATTATATAAAATACTCTCTCTTTTTGAGAAAGAACATAGTCATAATTATTAATTTTGCCAATAATCTTAAAAAGTTTTTTTATTTCTTCATCCTTTAAATCTAGGCTGATGCCTAAGTTAGATTTTCTTTCAAGTTTAGGAAATTCAATCTCAGCTAAATAATCATCTATTTTATCTAAATCATATCTTACTGTTCTAGGACTTTTATTAACTTTTTTAGAAATCTCCTTTATAGTTATAGGCTTTTCGTTATTTACTATCATCTGCAAGATATTTGAGCATCTTTTATTTAACACGATGCATCATCCCCTTTAGTGTTTAAATTAAAAATATAATTGCCAAATAAAATTTATTTACTCTATTACTTAAAATGCGTAACAATCCAAAATAAAATACTCTTTATATAATAACTATAGATTTTATTATAAACTTATTATATAAAAAAGAAGTGTAAATATATTAAAATGAAAACTTTCTGGAAATCATTTTATATATTTACAACTCCTTTTTATTAATTTATTCTTCTATATTATTTAATGCTTTTGATTTAGTTTTAATAAAGTTTGGAACTATAAGAGCTACTAACATCAACATAGCAATAATTATTATTCCTGTTTTTCCTGCTAGATTTGATGTTTTTCCAATAATTATACCAAGAACACCGAAATCAAAATCACCAAAGGTTGTGTTTTTGAATCCAAGGGTACTAAGTACTGGAAGAAGTAGTGCTGGGGCAAAGGTTATCAAAAGTCCGTTTACAAAACTTCCAATTACAGCTCCCTTTTTTCCTCCTGTTGCGTTTCCAAATATACCTGCTGTAGAACCACAGAAGAAGTGAGGTACAAGTCCTGGTATTATAAGTACTCCTCCAGCTACTCCTAGTAAAACCATACCTATAATTCCACCTATAAATGAGCTTACAAAACCGATTATAACTGCTGTAGGTGCATAAGGGAAAAATACGGCACAATCAACTGCTGGTATAGCATCTGGTATAATTTTTGTTGCAATACCTTGGAATGCTGGTATAAGATCTCCAAGAATCATTCTTACACCGTTATAAACAATAGTAACACCAACTGCGAATTTTAGTGATGACATTATAGCAAATAATATAGGTGACATTCCATCTGATAATTTAGATACATATTCAGGACCAGCGGCTACTGCTGCTACTATATAAAACACCATCATTGTAATTGCTGTAGAAATAGTAGTATCTCTTAAGAATCCCCATTTTTCAGGAATTTCTATATTTTCAGTACTTTCTTCAGGCTTGCCTACTTTTGAACCAACCCAAGCTGAAACATAGTATGCTAAGCTTCCAAAGTGACCCATAGCAATCTCATCGCCATCAGTAACCTTTAATGTGTATTTTTGTCCAATTGCTGGTGATATTGCACTCCATGCTCCAAGTAAGAATCCACCAAATAATATAAGTTCAGTTCCCTTCATACCGGAAGTTCCTAAAACTGCTGATAAAAGACATGCCATAAAGAAACTATGATGACCAGTCAAAAATACATATTTGTATTTAGTAAACCTTGCTATAACAAGATTTATCAAAAGTCCAACTACTAAAATTGACATGGTTTCTACCCCTAGTACCTTTTGGGCAACAGCAACGATTGCTTCATTATTTGGTACTACCCCAGTTATGTTAAAGCCAGTTTGGATCATTCCTCCTAGGGGCTCTAAGTTTGCTACTATAAAATCTGCACCGGCACCAAGCATCAAGTAACCTAATATTGGTTTTAAAGTTCCTGTAAGAACCTTATGTCCAGGTTTCTTTAAGGCTACAAGTCCTACTAATGCCATAATACCCATTAATAATGCCGGTTGTTTTAAAACGTCTCTTAAAAATTGAAGTAATCCTAACATTTTAATCAACTCCTATTTTTTTAATTCTTCATCCTTTTGTTTTATAATTTCAAGTACATCCTCTGTGATTTTTTTCTTATTTATATAACTTCTTACCACAGCTACATCTCTTCCTTCAAATTGTTCTGCTAGTTCTTTTACTGTTACTATTAAATCCGCCTTTTTACCTTGAGCAGAGTTAAAATCAGTAGATTCTACATTTGCAGCTATTCCGTTTTCTTTACATATTTCCTCTATCTTCATAGCAAGCATAAGACTGCTTCCAATTCCATTTCCACATACAGTTAAAATATTCATATTAATCCCTCCAATTTGTTTATATATTTTATTTTATATAATCTAGTATTTCTTTCTTTGTTGATGCATTTCGTACAATCTTTAAAAAATCATCATCTTCTATAAGCTGAACAAGTTCCCCTAAGACCTCAATGTGTGCCTTATTATCTACAGCACATAAAAATATAACAATATCTACAGGATCATGTTCTTCATTGCCAAAATTCACTGGATTTTTAAGCTTCAAAAGTCCAATTCTTATATTTTTAGCTCCAGCTTCAGGTCTTGCATGAGGCATTGCTATTCCAGGTGCTATTACAATGTAGGGTCCCATGTTTTTTACCGTATCTACCATAGCATCAATGTAGCTATGTTCTACGGCTCCATCTTCCTCTAATAGCTTTCCTCCTAATCTTACTGCCTCTTCCCAGTTTTTCACTTCCACGTTTACTTCTACAACCTGATCGTTTATATAATTTTTAAGCATTAGTTTTACCGCCCTTCTTGCAATTATAAAATTGAAAATCCAAGGCTAGATGCGTCTTTGTAAAATCCTCTTACAGTTTCAATAGAATATTCTTTTAGATCCTTTCCCATGTTAGGCATTTTTTTAAGTATGTCATTTGTTACAGTAATTATTTCACAACCACATTTATCTGCTTCTACTATGCTATAAAATTCTCTGCAACTTGCCCATAAAAGTTCTACTCCTTCTTTAGTCTTACAAATTTTGCTTGCTTCTTTCATAATTGTAACTGGATCTTCTCCTGTATCTGCTATTCTTCCTGCAAATACTGATACTATACTATCTACTCCAGATTTTAATGCTTCTACTACTTCTTTTACTTGATCTATTGTAAATATAGCAGTTACATTAAGGTGATATCCTTTTTCTGAAAGTTTCTTTATAAGTGATGCTGTTGATTCACCCTTTGTGTTTGTAACAGGTATTTTTATATAAACATTCTCACCTAAATTTCCAAGAACCTCTGCTTCCTTTTCCATAGTTTCTAAATCATCTGAAAAAACTTCAAAGGATACAGGCATATCTTTTATTTTTGCCAATACTTCCTTTGCAAATTCCTTGTAATCAGTAATTCCTGCTTTTTTCATAAGAGATGGATTTGTTGTAAATCCTTTAACTATTCCTTTATTATAAGCATCTAACATACCATTTAAGTCTGCTCCGTCTGCAAATATCTTAATTTTTAAATCATTGTACTTCATAAAAATCACTCCTTAGTTTTATATACTGTAATCCTTTTCTCTTCTATGTCTTAATTATATAAACTAAGGGTTTTACCATCAAGATTAATATATTTCAACATAATTGTGGCAATTTTTAATATGGAGTATCTATGATTATTTAAACTGAAAAATGATAATGCTATTTTATTAGGTAAGTTATCAAATAAAAAAAAGGATATTGATAAAATACATTTATCAATATCCTAGAAAGTACAATTAATACTTATCTTTAATATGTTATTATATGTTATGGATTACACACACTACATGGAGTTAAACCTTCATTTCGTGCTTGTGATACTGTTGTTTCATAACAGCTTTTCTTCAAATATCTACACCCTGAACTATGATATTTAGATCCAGTTCTGGTTTTATATACTGTATAATTTTGATTATCATCTGCATTTTGGCTTTCATTAGACTGACTATTTGAATCACCTTTGCCTGTTGACTGTGCAAATGCTGCTTGAGCTTGTTCATTCTCAGCTTTTACTTTATTTTCTTCTTCTTGTTTTCTTTTTAATTCCTCTTGCTTTTTTTGTTCTTCTAAAGCTTTTTTCTTAGCTTCCTCTTCAGTCTTTTTTTTAGCTTCTTCCTCTTGTTTTCTTTTTTCTTCTTCAGCTTTTTTCTTAGCTTCTTCTTCTTGTATCCTTTTTTGTTCTTCAGCTAATTTCTTTTCTTCTTGTTCTTTCTTAATTTGCTGCTCTTGTTTGGATTTTTCCGCTAACAATTTTTCATTTTGAATATTATTTCCTACAGCTACATTAAAGCTTCCTATAATAGCTAAAATTATTATACCTGCAAATATAAAGTTTTTCTTCTTCCTAGTTAGTTCTTTTAAGTCTTTTTTGTTCTTTAAAAAATAACCTCCCACTGCAATAGCTGAAAAAATAGTTGCCCATCCCGTAAATCTAGGGAAACTTCCCATTAATACCATATACATTACCACTAATAAGGCTATATGTGATTTTTTCATATTACGAAATTTATCCACAATACTCCCTCCATATTTTTATAATATATTTCCTACACAAATATTCTTCTACAGAGTTATGGATAATCCTTCAAAAATATAAAATAATATACAATATTTACATAACTTCAAAAATTATTTTATCTATTCCCTTTAAATACTAAAAACCTGTCCTAAAAATAGACAGGTTTTTAAAATTTAAAGTTATTTTTCTTCTTTTCGCATAATCCTTACTAAATTATCTTTATGCCTAATTATCATTAAAATGCAGGCTATTGTGGTAGAAATTATTATTTGAATAGGTAGTTTTGTTATTATACACATAATAGGTATTGTTATGCCTATTGAAATAGATCTAATAGATACTATACGTATAAATAAACCTAATATAAAATAAACTGCAAGCCCTGTTAACGTTGGAATAGGCGCAATAAAAATAAATACGCCAAGTGTTGTATTTACACCTTTTCCTCC contains the following coding sequences:
- a CDS encoding NlpC/P60 family protein, whose product is MNKLSKKLIAALMLALVVNSPVFAEPSQNNSDTLKEKAETIEMNIEKMDNQIESVMRNIDDNKKQIVKTQKDIKYVQIELNNVEKDTKNAKELFNKRIKAMYINGLDSYLNIILDSEGIGDFILRVDNVKKIIGFNKKVIDNYKLKQDSISNKKENLLAENNKLVALKADNERKLSELNKNKEEQKKLLTQAKEQERLYVVNEDQALVNNATRTVNEIRKDVPKLSLSRGATTISDSSVVAYASNFLGTPYVWGGTSPKPGFDCSGFTQYVYKHFGVSIGRTTYDQIKDGVQVSRDQLQPGDLVFFGTWGNPHHMGIYVGNGSYIHAPRTGDVVKISPLNRKDYLTARRVK
- a CDS encoding PTS ascorbate transporter subunit IIC, which produces MLGLLQFLRDVLKQPALLMGIMALVGLVALKKPGHKVLTGTLKPILGYLMLGAGADFIVANLEPLGGMIQTGFNITGVVPNNEAIVAVAQKVLGVETMSILVVGLLINLVIARFTKYKYVFLTGHHSFFMACLLSAVLGTSGMKGTELILFGGFLLGAWSAISPAIGQKYTLKVTDGDEIAMGHFGSLAYYVSAWVGSKVGKPEESTENIEIPEKWGFLRDTTISTAITMMVFYIVAAVAAGPEYVSKLSDGMSPILFAIMSSLKFAVGVTIVYNGVRMILGDLIPAFQGIATKIIPDAIPAVDCAVFFPYAPTAVIIGFVSSFIGGIIGMVLLGVAGGVLIIPGLVPHFFCGSTAGIFGNATGGKKGAVIGSFVNGLLITFAPALLLPVLSTLGFKNTTFGDFDFGVLGIIIGKTSNLAGKTGIIIIAMLMLVALIVPNFIKTKSKALNNIEE
- a CDS encoding BglG family transcription antiterminator, with protein sequence MLNKRCSNILQMIVNNEKPITIKEISKKVNKSPRTVRYDLDKIDDYLAEIEFPKLERKSNLGISLDLKDEEIKKLFKIIGKINNYDYVLSQKERVFYIIYELLNKSEFVTINMLSDRMMVSRSTIINDLIEVKKWLAENKITLESSKGQGIKILGRERDLRRAAVKLFFQTMDSINFFNVTTLKLFNDIDIDFIRNTIKIAEEQMETSFSDDAFNNLVIHIAIAIKRIELSKDIIMDREELKNLRKTAEYAIASGIAKMLEDRFKISIPEDEIGYITIHILGSNTSTLENIVKDDWIYLHLIVFKLIENVENITEINFSKDNKLFDSLAQHIRPAIYRLKHDIKVKNPLIEEIKEKYFYIFQSIEEGVKFIEEDIGDSVNQEEIGYLTLHFMASIERSKNKKHRKPNVLIVCATGIGTSKFISNKLKSIFDINIIDTISSHTMEKVLKYNKNIDLIVTTIPLKVKGIKCIEVNTFLTEKNISELGLYFAKFIRDNNEECNSSCKYEEIDKVQEILNIIKENCTIHDYYKLRNKLALYLNIKDPTLTEDHKPSLKELLKPDFIKLNEEAKDWEDAVRKSGEILMNNGCVKESYIDAMVNTVKNMGPYIVIAPGIAMPHAAPEDGVLKTGVSMLTLKNPISFGNTEHDPVSIIISICSIDKVNHMKALKELMSIMDQEDFLSKVKSMKTPFEIDFILYS
- a CDS encoding PTS sugar transporter subunit IIB; this encodes MNILTVCGNGIGSSLMLAMKIEEICKENGIAANVESTDFNSAQGKKADLIVTVKELAEQFEGRDVAVVRSYINKKKITEDVLEIIKQKDEELKK
- a CDS encoding FtsX-like permease family protein, which gives rise to MYSKIALKNIKKSYKDYTIYFLTLILAVCIFYSFNSIDSQKALTDIKSSGGNYVSKLMEFMSAISVFVSIILGSLILYANNFLIKKRKKELGIYMILGMGKRKISKILVTETSIVGVISLIAGLIIGIGVSQGLSVFTLKLFEVSINEYRFAVSTRAIGKTILYFGIMFLLVMIFNAFVISKYKIIDLLTSGRKNENIKFKNTFIYLLSFLLCVVLLGFAYKSILKTGLKLRDPMFKPSIAFIIIGTVLFFFSLAGVILYVVNKNKKIYFKGLNMFVVKQINSKVNTNFLSMSLICLMLFITILILSTGISLKNGVEEGAKIKAPFDASIIISNNSKKDNLEDVLDKINFKRSKKEKYATCNNYFSGIKLESLLPITDKDYKNAEVSFVKISDYNKMLKLKGKKEINLNKDEILIMSTNNNMVKQANEKLKNSKKFNIKGKEYLVKNNKIIDENLATYLLADNFFTVIISDEFLYDYNKIVYSILNVMYSDKNREENNKKYREINKNYLDGKYKSLNISYMGAFSKDDIYSDSKGGTTTVLFVGIYLGLVFLITSMAVLALQQLSEASDSIERYKALKRIGANSKMIDKTIFLQTLIYFTLPMILALIHSMIGINVVSDYISVFTKIDISFSALITALIFIVVYAGYFYTTYIGYKNIVESNI
- a CDS encoding zinc-ribbon domain-containing protein; amino-acid sequence: MIIWGWGKVTKKIIGAVFERTCNYCNTDEVWNLCVVRTWFTLFFIPIIPYKKQYCIACPKCWSYIELTQEEFEKIKIDITSSSNNINEKVVTDNMKYAGKTETQINYLKQMEEYANK
- a CDS encoding ABC transporter ATP-binding protein, which translates into the protein MQNILSVEKIEKYYGNKDNVTKAIDNISFKVDKGEFVGIMGPSGSGKTTLLNCISTIDNVTTGKIMINNNDITRLKSKSLDKFRQNELGFIFQDFNLLDTLTAYENIALALTIQGEKTSKIDGKVKSVAKYLEIEEVLNKYPYQMSGGQKQRVASARAIVTNPSLILADEPTGALDSKSARLLLERFEKLNKELKATILMVTHDAFAASYAHRILFIKDGKIFNELVRGNDTRKEFFNKIIEVTSLLGGDDNNVF